In the genome of Gemmatimonadota bacterium, the window GCGGCAGATCCAGGTCGAGTCGCGGGGCACGGGGGACCCGGTCGAGGCGCTCCGGCCGATACTGGATCGGGACGATGTGATCGGGCTTCAGGAAAAGGTCGAGGAAGTACGCTCGGATCCGTCGCTGGTGGATTACGTGATGCGCATCGTGCGTGCCACGCGGAGCGACCCCCGTCTGCAGATGGGGGTGAGCCCGCGCGCAGCCATCGCCCTGTTCCGCGCGGCCCGTGCCTACGCGCTCCTGGAGGGCCGCAGCTACCTGGTGCCCGACGATGTGCGCCGCCTGGTCACCCCCTGTCTGGCTCACCGGCTGCTCCCCACCGGCGCGGCGGGCGCGACAGCGGAGGCCCACGAAGAGGCGGGGCTGATTCTCGAAGAGCTGGCGGACGCCGTCCCGGTGCCGGTCTGAGGCGAGCTGGAATGCCGGACCCGGCGCCTCCGCCGCCGCGCCCCACCTTGCGCGCCGCACTCGCCCGGCTGCGTGACCTGCTCGCCTGGCTGAGGCCGCCCCGCCGCCTGCGCTTTACCCGCGCTGGCGCCGCCTTCACGGCCGGCGCCTTCACCCTGGGCTTTGCCGCCATCAACACGGGCAACAACCTGCTCTACCTGCTACTCGGCGCGATGCTGGGAGCGATTGCGCTGAGCGGCTGGATGTCCGAGCAGGCGCTGCGCGGGCTCGAGCTGCGGCGGACGCTACCGCGCGGCGTGACGGCCGGGCGGCCGGCGCACCTGGCGTACGAGGTGCGGAACACCAAGCGGCTCATGCCCAGCTTCGCCCTCGAGCTCCTCGAGCGCGGCCTTGGCGGCCGCGCCTACGTCCCGGAAATCGCGCCGCGCGGCGCTGCGCTCGCTCGCGCCGACGTCACCTTCGCACGGCGCGGCGTCTACACGCTGGGGCGCCTCGAAATCGCCACCTCGTTCCCCTTCGGCCTGTTCGTCAAGTCCCGCGATATGGTCCTCCCGGGCGCGATCGTGGTGTGGCCGCGGACGGACCGCGAGGTACGCGAGGCGCGGCCTGGCGGCCAGCGGGCCGTGCGCTCCGGGCCTCTGCCGGCGGGCGCGGCTGGCGGGCGCAGTGAGTACCGAGGGCTGAAGGAGTACCGGCCCGGCGACGAACCGCGCGACGTCCACTGGCGCTCCAGCGCCCGCTTGGGAGAGCTGATCGTGCGCGAATACGAGCGCGACCAGGCGCACACCCTGTGGCTCTGTCTGGACCTCCGGGCTCCGCAGGGAGAGCGCGCTGAAGCCGCTGTCGAGATCGCCGCGGCGCTCGCCGCCCGCGCGGCGCGGCGCGGCGAGCGCTTCGGGCTGGCGACCGCCGACGGCGTCATCGATGTCGGGACTGGCCTGCCGCAGCTCGAGCGGGTGCTCGACGCCCTGGCACGCGCGCGCTTCCGCACCGACGCCCGCGCCCTCAACCCCCCCGCCGGCCTCGAGACCTGCGTCCTGGTCACGGCTCGAGCCGTGCCGGCCGCTGGCTTCGGCGATGTATTCTCCGCCGCCCGGGAGGCGGCATGACGATCCGCCGCCTGCACCGCCGCCTGGCCGTGCTCATGGGAGGGTGCGCTCTCGCCGCCTATATCAGCGGCCTGGGCTTCGAGCCGCCCTCCCTGCTCGCCGCCGCCGCCCTCGCCCTCGCGCTCTTCTGGCAGCCCGCCCCGGAGCTGGCCCGCAGGGCCGAAGCCGCCAGCCTCACCGCCGGCGCCCTGCTCGGCGCCCGCGTCCTCTACCACATGCTGGTGGTCTCGGAAGACCTCATGACCCCGCTCATCGACCTGCTGCTCCTCCTCCTCTGCGTCGAGGCACTCAAGCCTCTCGATGCGGGCAACGACGCCCGCCTCTATGTCCTCTCCTTCGTGCTGCTGGCGGCAGCCACCGCGTTCGCCCCGGGCGTGCTGTTCGGCATCAGCTACGTCGCCTACGTGGTCCTGGCCACTCTCGCCCTGGTGGTAGGCTTCCTCGCGCGCCAGGCTCAGCACTACCGGCTGCGCAGCGTGCGGGTCGGCCGTCGCTTCCTCTGGGCGACTGCGGGACTCTCGGCCGTAACTCTGGCCATCAGCGCCTTCGTGTTCGTCTCCTTCCCCCGTGTGCCCCGCGGCTGGGTCGGCCGCGGTGCGCCCGAGCTGGTCCTCGCCGGCTTTGCCGAGCAGGTTTCGATCGGCCGCCACGGCTCACGCATCTACGCGAACCCCGAGGTGGTGCTGCGCGTCGAGTTCCCCACAGGCCGCCCCGCCGACGTGGAACCCCTCTACTGGCGAGGCCGGTCGTATGACCACTTCGACGGCGTCGAGTGGTCTCGCTCGCCCGCGCTGGCGTCGGCGGCGGTGCCATCCCGCTGGTATACCGAGCGCTGGGAAGGCGCCATTCGCCGACAGGACATCTACGGCGCGGCGCCGGGCGCCCGTGTCCTCTTCGGGATGCACCCCGTGATCAGCGTCATCCCGCGCTCCGCCATCATGCCCTACATGGACCAGGCTGGGGACCTGAGCTACGCGGGCGGCGATACGCCCGTGTATTCGACGCTGTCCATCGACGGCTACCCGGGCGAGCATAGCCTGAGGTCCGCACCAGCCGGCTTCGCCCCGGCGCGCGACTTCTACCTGCAGCTCCCGCCCGTTTCCCCACGCGTCCGGCGCCTGGCCGATTCGCTGGTGGCCGGGGCCCCGACCCGCTACGACCAGGTGCGCGCCCTAGAAGACTGGCTGCGACGCGAGTTCCGCTACACCCGTGAACTGCCGGCGAGTGCGGGGGAAGCGACGCTGGAGTCGTTCCTCTTCCGCCGGAGGGCCGGCCATTGCGAGTATTTCTCCACGGCGCTGGTCGTGCTGCTGCGCACCCTGGGCATTCCCGCGCGCAACGTGAACGGGTTCGTGGGTGGCGACTGGAACGAGTTCGGCAGCTACCTGGCCGTGACTCAGAACAACGCGCACTCCTGGGTGGAAGTCTGGTTCACGCGCATTGGCTGGGTCCCCTTCGACGCCACGCCGCCCGCAGGCCGCGCGGCCAACGCGGCTGGCGGCCGGGATGGGCGCGCCGGCGGCATCTGGGCCGGCTGGCTGTGGGTGGATGCGCTCCAGCACCGCTGGGCCAAGTGGGTGCTTGACTACGACCTCAGCAAACAGCTCTCCTTGGTCCGCCGCACTGCCGGCGCCTTCTCGCGCCAGGCCGAGCCTGGCTCGCCTGCAGAGGAGCAGCGGCCCGCGGGGCCGGCCTCCCGGCCGTCTCCTCTGCTCCTGGCCTTGACTGCCGCAGTGCTGCTCGGCGCCATCGCCTACGGCCGCGGGCGACGGCGCCCGCCTCAGGCCGCGCGCATCTACCTCGCGCTGCGGCGAGAGTTCGAGCGAGCCGGCTTCCAGGATGCCCGCGACGCTCCGCCCCTCATCTTTCTGGATGACCTGCGCCGCCGAGCTGCCCCCGGGCTGCGCCACGCCGAAAAGGTCGTGGCCGCCTACCTGCGCATCCGCTTCGGCGGCGCCGCCCCGGAACCGGCCGTGCTCCGGCACATGGCCCTCGAGCGCGGCGCCGCGCGCGCCGCGCTGCGCGCCGCCCGGAGACCCCGCCAGCAGTCCCGCCCGCGCCCGCGCTCTTAGGATTGCTCAGCGGGCCCCTGCTGCTGCGCGCCGATTCCTTGCCAGCGCCGCGCGGCGCGGGCATCTTCCGCCCATGGCCATCCGGCGCTTCGTGATCGTAGGGCTGGGCAACTTCGGCTCGGGCCTCGTGGAAATGCTGCGCGCCCGTGGCCACGACGTCATCGCCGTGGACGTCTCCGAGGCACGCGTCGAGGCCGTACGCCGCTACGCCAGCCGCGCCGCCGTGGCGGACGCCACGGAACCGGCAGCCCTCGAGCGGCTGGGCGCCGCCGGCGCCGATGCGGGCGTGGTGAGCGTGGGCACGGACATCGCCAGCAGTGTCCTGGCCGTCATGGCGCTGGGGGACGTGGGAGTGCGCGAGATCTACGCCAAGGCCATTTCCGCCGAACACGCCAAGATCCTCGACCGGCTCGGCGTCACCGAGGTCATTCGCCCCGAACGTGAAACAGCCTTCCGCCTGGGGACCAGGCTCTCCATGCGGCTGCTCAATTACATGCCCATCGCGCCCGGGCACAGCATGCAGGAAATGCCTACGCCCGACGCCTTCATCGGGGAAACGCTGCTGGATCTGAAGCTGCCGCAGAAGTACGGGATCGCCATCGTCGCCATCCACGACGTGCTCACCGACGCGCTGCACGTCGTCCCGCCCGCGGACTACGTGCTCAAGGACTCGGATACCTTGCTTATCGTGGGAAGCGACGAGGCGCTCGGCCGGCTCAGCCGGCTCACGCCCGGTTAGGTCGGCCGCCGCTCAGACGTCGGCCAGTGGGTCCCTGGTGACCGGATGCTTCGGCCGCTCTTCCGGCGGCGGCTTCCGCAGCTTCGCCTGCGCCGGTATCCCCAGCGCCACCTCACCGGCCGCCACACCCCGCGTCGCCACCGCCAGCGCGCCCAGCATCGAGTCGCCCTCCATGTGGACGCCACCCAGCACGGTAGCATGGTACGTCACGCGCACGCCGTCGCCCAGCACGGTCACCGGATTCTCCACCTCGCGCTGGTCCGCCAGGGCATGCGTGTGGCTGTAAACGTTGGCGTAGTCCGCGATCGACACGCGGTTGCCCAACACAATGCCGCCCCGGTCATCCAGCAGCACATGCCGGTGCACGACCACGTCGTCGCCCACCTCCATGTTGTAGCCAAAGGAGAACTTCACGAAGTGGAAGCACTTGAAGTTGCGCCCGCAGCGCTTGAAAACGTGCTGCGCCAGCAGGCGCCGGAACTT includes:
- a CDS encoding DUF3488 domain-containing protein, with the protein product MTIRRLHRRLAVLMGGCALAAYISGLGFEPPSLLAAAALALALFWQPAPELARRAEAASLTAGALLGARVLYHMLVVSEDLMTPLIDLLLLLLCVEALKPLDAGNDARLYVLSFVLLAAATAFAPGVLFGISYVAYVVLATLALVVGFLARQAQHYRLRSVRVGRRFLWATAGLSAVTLAISAFVFVSFPRVPRGWVGRGAPELVLAGFAEQVSIGRHGSRIYANPEVVLRVEFPTGRPADVEPLYWRGRSYDHFDGVEWSRSPALASAAVPSRWYTERWEGAIRRQDIYGAAPGARVLFGMHPVISVIPRSAIMPYMDQAGDLSYAGGDTPVYSTLSIDGYPGEHSLRSAPAGFAPARDFYLQLPPVSPRVRRLADSLVAGAPTRYDQVRALEDWLRREFRYTRELPASAGEATLESFLFRRRAGHCEYFSTALVVLLRTLGIPARNVNGFVGGDWNEFGSYLAVTQNNAHSWVEVWFTRIGWVPFDATPPAGRAANAAGGRDGRAGGIWAGWLWVDALQHRWAKWVLDYDLSKQLSLVRRTAGAFSRQAEPGSPAEEQRPAGPASRPSPLLLALTAAVLLGAIAYGRGRRRPPQAARIYLALRREFERAGFQDARDAPPLIFLDDLRRRAAPGLRHAEKVVAAYLRIRFGGAAPEPAVLRHMALERGAARAALRAARRPRQQSRPRPRS
- a CDS encoding TrkA family potassium uptake protein produces the protein MAIRRFVIVGLGNFGSGLVEMLRARGHDVIAVDVSEARVEAVRRYASRAAVADATEPAALERLGAAGADAGVVSVGTDIASSVLAVMALGDVGVREIYAKAISAEHAKILDRLGVTEVIRPERETAFRLGTRLSMRLLNYMPIAPGHSMQEMPTPDAFIGETLLDLKLPQKYGIAIVAIHDVLTDALHVVPPADYVLKDSDTLLIVGSDEALGRLSRLTPG
- a CDS encoding DUF58 domain-containing protein; translation: MPDPAPPPPRPTLRAALARLRDLLAWLRPPRRLRFTRAGAAFTAGAFTLGFAAINTGNNLLYLLLGAMLGAIALSGWMSEQALRGLELRRTLPRGVTAGRPAHLAYEVRNTKRLMPSFALELLERGLGGRAYVPEIAPRGAALARADVTFARRGVYTLGRLEIATSFPFGLFVKSRDMVLPGAIVVWPRTDREVREARPGGQRAVRSGPLPAGAAGGRSEYRGLKEYRPGDEPRDVHWRSSARLGELIVREYERDQAHTLWLCLDLRAPQGERAEAAVEIAAALAARAARRGERFGLATADGVIDVGTGLPQLERVLDALARARFRTDARALNPPAGLETCVLVTARAVPAAGFGDVFSAAREAA
- a CDS encoding acyltransferase → MRMAFLPLRRVAVAEWAEREYDGWLGGLAEELSDPACDRNELCRRVLTEIYYPQVREADVAGLPEATRLALLQMDPRCITLEPEYYAEVDGARYYRVKPLLWLWEMFDKSVLGENVHLGVKFRRLLAQHVFKRCGRNFKCFHFVKFSFGYNMEVGDDVVVHRHVLLDDRGGIVLGNRVSIADYANVYSHTHALADQREVENPVTVLGDGVRVTYHATVLGGVHMEGDSMLGALAVATRGVAAGEVALGIPAQAKLRKPPPEERPKHPVTRDPLADV